The following are from one region of the Etheostoma spectabile isolate EspeVRDwgs_2016 chromosome 15, UIUC_Espe_1.0, whole genome shotgun sequence genome:
- the LOC116702888 gene encoding piggyBac transposable element-derived protein 4, with translation MASQQTMDVNEALALFFFAMEDEADSGEESFLTDEELAYQDGLDPAEDGDYEEDTTPPAQARQETPHSSEEEGPPTSPEASQQLLGRGHRLRGRTRSGSLRGRQRRSPESRSRSRSPQPADQTLSWNDESQPDIPPVPKRFLPARKPGHQLDPTSTYTPLDIFKLFFSDTVAITLCNNTNTNAEKNISRGSKYSWKPFSVEEFFKFLGLTFYFALVRLTNIRDYWRKNTIFSQQFPATVMSRDRYQVISWNIHMSDPHEDVHNDKKKGTPAYDRLFGVKPLLDDLRQACKAFYHPRQNLSVDERMSTKAHTGMTQYMKAKPTKWGFKLFVLADSSIGYTVDFAVYSGKSVFASGVGLAYDSVMSLIDKTHLGSGYNLYVDNFYTSPKLFKDLHSMHFGACGTYRDHRRGCPRTTKNAMTKKDPRGTIRWIRDGPLIFVKWMDTREVSVCSTIHSAYSGETVQRRLKAEDGSWSAYSIPCPTPVAEYNRNMGGVDLSDQLIQYYSVHHKTMKWYRTLFFHFLDIAATNSYLLHKELCLEKQQQPMTHRAFLEELTAQLCGVTVDVPPTQEQSDHIPVPTSDQIEASKKASYGRKPCVHCRKTKQIRRDTPWKCKACDVALCVIPDRNCFEDWHQ, from the exons ATGGCATCTCAGCAAACTATGGACGTAAATGAGGCATTggccttatttttttttgctatggAGGATGAAGCAGATTCGggagaagaaagttttttgACTGATGAAGAACTGGCTTACCAGGATGGTCTAGACCCCGCTGAGGA tGGTGATTATGAAGAAGACACCACCCCACCAGCCCAGGCAAGACAAGAAACCCCCCATTCTTCAGAAGAGGAGGGCCCTCCCACTTCTCCTGAAGCATCCCAGCAGCTCCTAGGAAGGGGTCATAGACTGAGAGGGCGAACCAGATCTGGCAGCTTGAGGGGTCGACAAAGACGCAGTCCTGAATCCAGATCCAGATCTAGATCCCCACAGCCAGCAGACCAAACCCTATCATGGAACGATGAGAGTCAGCCAGACATCCCTCCAGTGCCCAAAAGGTTTCTCCCAGCAAGAAAGCCAGGACATCAGCTCGACCCCACATCCACATACACACCACTGGACATTTTCAAACTTTTCTTCAGTGACACTGTTGCGATCACTTTGtgtaacaacacaaacacaaatgctgaaaaaaacatttcccgTGGCAGCAAATATTCGTGGAAACCCTTCTCTGTTGAagaatttttcaaatttttaggaCTCACTTTCTATTTTGCGCTGGTGAGACTCACAAATATCCGGGACTACTGgaggaaaaacacaattttcagCCAACAGTTTCCAGCCACAGTGATGTCACGTGACAGGTATCAGGTCATTTCGTGGAACATTCACATGAGTGACCCTCATGAAGATGTccacaatgacaaaaagaaagggACACCCGCTTATGACCGGCTGTTTGGCGTGAAGCCCCTTTTAGATGACCTCAGACAGGCATGCAAGGCATTTTACCACCCACGGCAGAACCTTTCTGTGGACGAGAGGATGTCAACAAAGGCCCACACCGGCATGACACAATACATGAAGGCGAAGCCCACCAAGTGGGGCTTCAAACTTTTTGTACTGGCAGACAGCAGCATTGGGTACACTGTGGACTTTGCCGTATACTCAGGGAAGTCTGTGTTTGCTTCTGGTGTAGGACTGGCATACGACTCTGTAATGTCCCTCATAGACAAAACACACCTAGGCAGTGGCTACAATCTGTATGTAGACAACTTTTATACAAGTCCAAAGTTATTCAAAGATCTCCACAGTATGCACTTTGGAGCATGCGGCACCTACAGGGACCACAGGAGAGGATGCCCGCGCACGACCAAAAATGCCATGACGAAAAAGGATCCGAGGGGCACCATCAGGTGGATCCGTGACGGCCCTCTGATTTTTGTCAAGTGGATGGACACTCGGGAAGTCTCTGTCTGCTCCACAATTCATTCTGCATACTCTGGTGAGACAGTTCAGAGAAGACTAAAAGCTGAGGATGGAAGCTGGAGCGCCTACTCTATTCCATGCCCGACCCCTGTCGCTGAGTACAACAGGAATATGGGAGGTGTTGATCTGTCTGATCAACTCATTCAGTATTACTCAGTTCAccacaaaacaatgaaatggtACAGgacattgttttttcattttttggacaTTGCCGCGACCAACAGTTACTTGCTCCACAAGGAGCTTTGTTTAGAGAAGCAGCAACAGCCCATGACCCACAGGGCTTTTCTGGAGGAGCTGACAGCCCAGCTCTGTGGTGTCACCGTTGACGTCCCCCCCACTCAGGAACAGAGTGACCATATACCTGTGCCAACATCTGACCAAATTGAAGCAAGCAAGAAGGCCTCATATGGTCGAAAGCCATGTGTACACTGCAGAAAGACAAAGCAGATCAGACGGGACACCCCCTGGAAATGCAAGGCATGTGATGTGGCCCTCTGTGTTATACCAGACAGGAACTGTTTTGAGGATTGGCATCAATAA